atactttgtggaaatgTATGTTATTTGGGTAGCCCTTCTTATTGGTTAGTGGCACAAAATATTCTTCATGTGTTAATGAAGACCTGAAACATACAAAGGCCTGCTGCAactttggggaaaaaaagatgGAAATGGAAAAAATGTTCAGACACAGTACTCTGTGTCCTTCACTGTGTCCACTAAAAGTTCTCTTCCCTCGGAGCACTATTGTGTGTGAACCTTATTTTTCCCCAGACAGGTTTTCAAGTGCGCCTATTGACCACTTAATGACAGTGCTGCCGCAGATCGCTCACGGAAACGAACGCGGGGGCTGattgtctgtctctccatcgCCGCCATCACATCGCACCTGCAGCATGAGTGGGTGTTGATTGACGGCCAGCGTGTACAGCAGGCGGAGCTTGTCCCTGTCGCTGAAGTGCTTCATCTGCATGCTGCCCACGTCCAGCACCTCGGCGTAGCGCCGCACCACACGGTCCAGCAGACGCTGAGATGGACATCGGAGCAAAGGGGCGGACAGACCCTGGGGATAAGTGTCGCACACCGAGAGCGGAGGAAGAAATGAGGTAGAGAGTAAGGCTGGTGTTAATCTACCTGTGCAAGCTCTTACAAGCACCAAAGCCCCCTCAGAGATTAGCCCAGAGCCTCACTGGATCCAAATGATCTCTGGGAGAGACCTGACATTTACGGGTGGGGGGCTCGAAAGTCACTAATTACTTCTAAACTTCCCACTGAGGAGTTAGTCTATTCAAAGAATTATCAAATCAGTTcaacagatggagagaaaatatacattttatatacaTTTTGATAGATGTGGACCCTGTGGATTGTGGATTTCATAAGATGACATGATATATTGAATGTTTGTCATTCTATGCTTAAACATGTCTATCCCTTTGTTATATTCAAGTAAATAATTGTGGTATTTAGCGGACACTTTATCCAAACTTTTACCAaccaaaatgtaaataaaaatatatatgctAATACAAATGTAAATAAAGCATGCTAGGTAAAGCTACAATCATATCCCCAAGGATATCATGCCCCCCTTCTTCCCCCAGGTGTACCTGCACCATGCTGGGGTAGAGCAGGTGTGAGCGTGCCCAGCTCTGGAAGCGAGCCGTGGCCCTGAGTGCTGTCTCAATGCTGCAGGTCGGGGGCCGGCCAGCCGAGCTGCAGATGCTGCGGTCAGACAGTTGGTGGCGCAGCGGAGGCAGCAGCCGAGACAGCACCACCGGCCGCCACGTCTCCGAGTCATCCGTTAGGTTGCCTTGGTAACTCTGCCGGCTGGCCTTGGGTAGTATCAGGTCCGAGGACAGCCATCTGTCAAAGCTGAGAGAGGCAGGTGGAGAATCTCAACACACCTAATCCACATACGACCTCTTGGCTCACATATTCAGTTACAGACAATCAATTATACATAGATTATAACTTGTTGTTACATTGCACATTCCAGCTTGAATAATGTCGACAAGCATGCATAATTCCTGTCTCCTCAAATCTGGAGGTAGACATACAGAGAGATGTTTTGTAGATATTTTCTATATATTTCAAATTGCTCCACATAACATCTCACCAatttggggaaaaaaatgttttgtttagaGAGCTGCTAATTACGGATGCTGTGATTTTCTGCTTTTGTTTTGATTGGGAATGTAGGTGTTTATGAGCAACTTTGACACCGACTCTGTGACTCTACTGTTGTTATGTTGGACTGTTGTTGAGTCTTATGATTTCATTTGATGAAATGATTTTCATCACATTAGATGCACAAACAAATGTTTGCTGCTCTCtgcattttggaccagattaATATGTACAACATTGTTATGTTTTGTCCCTGTTTGTCTCTGTTGTTTGTTTAGGTGTCAGTTTTTTGGCAGTACAAATCCCCTGTATATCACAGCCACCAGTATGTCTGAGCCCTCTTTGAAGCCGATCTTGTTTGCTTCCATCGTGTTTGCTTATCGGGTTGACAGGAACGGAAACGCTGGGGTTGGGTGGTGAGATACAACTCTGTTCACTGACAAATGGGCTGAAGGTGGCTACAGGAGCTACATGTagtacatgttgtgtgtgatgtctgtatgttactgagacccttgaatttccccttgaggatcaataaagtatctatctatctatctatctatctatctatctatctatctatctatctctagcTTTCATATAACAGCCAGAGAGGCACTCCTGCGCTGGGGAGGCAGGTGTTTTTGGTGTCCGCTTGCTAACAATAAACCAAGCTTGATCAAACATCCTGTCCTTTGAccgggggaggtggggggtgtaCGCAGTGACCAACGACTACTGGGATCCCCCTGGACTTCCCAAATACACAGCGATCAGGAAACTCTAAACTACAACCATTTTCATGGGTGATTGCTCAGCATTGTTTGCACTTTAAGTGTCGAAGGTGCCATTTCTGTTAATATTTTGATAATAACATACCAAATGCTGGTTAAACACGGTTTCACCGTACAAAAGGAAAGCTTACATTTTCTAACCAAGATGTCTTCTTAAACTACTCTGTTGTGCTGGTACAATCTAGATTTTTTGTGGATCCTGTTGGGCTGTTTCTTGGGATGATTGCATTTGCCAGCAAATCCAGTGTTGGTGCTGACATTACCTACCACTCCATTTATGAGAATCAGCCTCAGGGAAAAGTGTGATGTTTTTAAAAGGAAGACACTCATTGGTATAGTCCACCTGAATTCAGTGCTGAAGCGTAAGTACTTATGTAATCTTTACAGGGTTTCTGAAAAATCTGGAGGAAATGTTAAGTCTTCTAAGTCTCCCCTCTCCCACACTGGTCTGCCCTGAGAGTGTCCTTACCGTATGTCCTCCTTGAAGAGCTTCTTGCATATAGAGGTCCCCATGCACGCGTTGCACTTATCCAGGCCCAGGAAGCCTCTCCCGAAGCTGTAGGCTTTCTCCTGGCGCATCCCTGGTGGGTATGGCgtcaccgccaccgccaccgcaGCCCCGGCCAATGCCACCAGTGCCAGTACCCAGCTTGCCGCCCAGAGCTGAACGGCCGGTGGCGGCATCTTCCCCGCCCTCGCTCTGGGGCATGTCAGTGCCATCCTGCCATGGCACTCATCTCTTGTGGTGAAAAGGCTGACAgggctgccacacacacacacacacacacacacacacacactctcacaaacacacagaaaggaGAAAACAGTCCAGAGTGTTTGTAGCTTCTGAATGGCCCTGTCTGCCtgggttccctctctctctgtctcttggtgtaGTGTCTCGGCCACCGCACCCTGCCGCCTAATTTCTCACTCACCTCCACAGGAAGCACATGGAGGATGCAGATAACCCCCGTTGTCATGGAGACACTTCCTCCACCCTTTGCCTGCATGGACAATGGCCTTGTTGGGGCACGCGCGACCAAACCTACCCCGGCTGAACCTGAGTCAAGATACAGTAGCAGTCAAGACTAAATCAGTACACAGCACACAAACGTACAAATGTACAGACTATAGGTCTAAAACAGTAGTAAGATAagacaaacaccatactcaCATTTATACACATTGTCATATACAGAGCTGAGTTTGCAGTATTCATAGTACTTATAGTTGTGTATACAGCCTATAGAATTGTGACAGTAGAATTACTTTGTGGTCATGAACAGAAAAAGATGGCAGATGGGAAGGAGATGCTGTTTTAaatcatgtctctgtgtgtgtgtgtgtgtgtgagaaagagagtgtgtctgtgtgttttggtcTGATGTCTCAACCTTTAGGAATTTCATAGACTGATGCTCAAATAATGGGTCTTGTAGGTGGTTTTAGGGTTGTGGTGCCTAGGCTGATGAATCACAGAGTCGACATGGACATAACAGCAGAACACCTGAGAGGCCGTTTATGAGTGtactgttgagtgtgtgtgtgtgtgtctgttttgaaAGTTGACTTGACATAGCTTTGTTAAAAGCTGTGTTTTTGAAATTGATAGATCTATTCATttgaataattgtttttaaagaaacAGGAGTAATTAAAGATGGCACTTGATGTATGGCACTGGATAAAGTTAAATGAAAGTTGCGGAGTGCGGATGTAGAGCGGAAAACGCAGAGCAGTTCATATTACTTACCACCAGAGGTCCCCATAGGTGAGACTTCGAAGAGCCAAGCAGCACACTTGAGTCACGGACACTGAGGAAGCCGGGGCAAGTCATGAACGCATCTCAAACCCCTACTATTCTTTGATCGTTTATTCCGTTGCCATTAGTCACGCGTGTTATTCATCGTGTATCTACAAAGAGCACGCGTTTGTTTCCTTTTTACTTTCCTTGTTTCCCGTGACTCATTCTAGCACCGTCTTTAAAACATATGAGATTATTTTAGGGCAGGGAAAAATGCAAAGGGGGgagaattatgttttttttatgtctccTTAGGTCAAGTCTGTAAGCCACCGAAGAGGAAATGTGCTTCATTTTTAGGAAGTGGtgggcatgtttaactgttttaCGCATGCTTCAGGAATTGCCTGTGAACGCTAGAACGAAATAAATGTTTTAGGTATCGGAATTGTCTGAATGTTTTTGCTTAAACAAATGCAAATTCACACGCAAAGTGTACATCTGTCCTGTGCAATAATATGTGCGATCTTAACAATTATGGATGGTCAGATACATTATGTACTTCCTTGTACTTGCTTAATTTCACGTGCATTTTTGGACAGTCTTCTAAACATCGTGTCCTGTGGAATTTGACTTTTTACTGACTGCATATAGACTATACATTTTAACGTCATGTTTGTTTATCCATCAAGGTCAACTGTGGTTTCCTCATATATTCAAGTCTCAGAAGCATtttttccaaacacacactcattcataaTTTTAAGTTTCAAAATATACAGG
The sequence above is a segment of the Alosa sapidissima isolate fAloSap1 chromosome 2, fAloSap1.pri, whole genome shotgun sequence genome. Coding sequences within it:
- the dipk2b gene encoding divergent protein kinase domain 2B isoform X1 codes for the protein MALTCPRARAGKMPPPAVQLWAASWVLALVALAGAAVAVAVTPYPPGMRQEKAYSFGRGFLGLDKCNACMGTSICKKLFKEDIRFDRWLSSDLILPKASRQSYQGNLTDDSETWRPVVLSRLLPPLRHQLSDRSICSSAGRPPTCSIETALRATARFQSWARSHLLYPSMVQGLSAPLLRCPSQRLLDRVVRRYAEVLDVGSMQMKHFSDRDKLRLLYTLAVNQHPLMLQMFPGTEGWPFPRYHGSCGRLVVWAGTRPLSALRSASLEQRADAAYQLLHIAQGLATNSLRFRLYYTQASEDMFGLADDGRVLVMDASGVGVIDLQEGLPPDDDHTSVTDVFSCLSGSCERPRPCSTVRPSQSFALLCRNVLPRLLPSRDLQQSLRLPSKTAQELARCADGARSDAEVTQAAHSLMDILRTMRSCSPLYGYRYPECIYNDRF